The Myxococcota bacterium genomic interval CAGTGAGTCGAGCGAGGCGATGCGCTTGGCCAGCGCCAGCGGATGGTGCTCGGGCACCAGGCAGATGCCCGTGCCGACCCGGAGCTGCGTCGTGACCGCTGCGACCTGCGCCAGAGCCACGAACGGGTCGTAGGCCTGCCAGTAGATGCTCGGCAGGTCACCGCCCAGCGGGTACGGCGTCTTGCGCGAGGCGGGGATGTGCGTGTGCTCGATGAAGAAGAGTGACTCGAAGCCGCGCGCCTCGGCCTCCTTGCCCAGGCGCACGGGGTGGATCGAGTCCGTGGTCGGGAAGATCGAAAGACCGATCTCCATCTACAGCACGTCCTGGAAGGCGCGGATCGACTCTTTCAGGGAGCTGGTGGTGGCGAACACCGACGTCGGCTCGTAGCCGCAGTGCGCCATGCAGTTGGCGCAGCGCGGGTCCTTGCCGCGGCCGTACTTCTCCCACTCCACCGTCTCGATCAGCTCCTGGTACGACTTCGCGTAGCCGTCCGACATCAGGTAACAGGGCTTCTGCCAGCCGAAGATCGAGTAGCTCGGGATCGCCCAGGCGGTGCAGTCGTACTCGACCTTGCCCTCGAGGAAGTCGAGGAACAGCGGCGTGTGATTCAGCCGCCAGCGCTCGCGGTTGCCGTCGGCGAAGGCCATGCTGAACATCTTGCGCGTCTGCTCGACCGGCAGGAAGTGCTCCTGGTCGGGCGCCTTCCCGTAGGCGAAGCCCGGCGAGATCATCATGGCGTCGACCTCGAGGTCGTCGTTCAGGAAGTCGAGCACCTCGCGCACCGTCTTGGGGTCGTCGTGACTGAAGAACGTGGTGTTGGTGGTGACCCGGAAGCCGCGCGCCTTGGCCTCCTTGATCGCGAGCACGCACTCGTCGAACACGCCGGGCTCGCACACCGACGCGTCGTGCCGGTCGCGCAGACCGTCCATGTGCACCACCCACGAGAAGTAAGTCGACGCCTTGAACTTGTCGAACTTGCGGCGCATGAGCAGGCCGTTCGTGCACAGATACACGAACTTCTTGCGCGCGATCAGCGCCGCGGCGATCTCGTGGATCTCCGGATGGATCAGCGGCTCGCCGCCGGCGATCGACACCATGGGCGCGCCGCACTCCTCGACGCCGCGCAGCGCGTCTTCGACCGACATGCGCTTCTTCAGGATGTCTTTCGGGTACTGGATCTTGCCGCAGCCGGCGCACGCCAGGTTGCAGGCGAACAGCGGCTCGAGCTCGACGATCAGCGGGAACTTCTTCCGGCCGAAGAGCTTCTGCTTCATCAGGTACGAGCCGATGCGCAGGGTCTGGCGAAGGGGGACGGGCATTAGCGGTGTGCCTCCAGCGGGTGATGGGTGTGAGTCGCCCAGTCGGCGAGCGCGGGCGCGGCGGCCGCGAGCCGCCGCAGGGCGCGGATGCCGTTGGGAACGATGCGCGGCGAGAACAGCGAGTGACCCGGGCCGTCCGAGACCACGCGCAGCACGGCGAAGGGCGCGGACGCGGCCAGCCGCGCCAGCCAGGCCGACTCCATGTCGACGGCCATGGCGCCTTGCGCGGCCAGCTCGGCCTGCTCGCGGCGGGGTGCGAGGTGGTCGGTCGAGT includes:
- the hpnH gene encoding adenosyl-hopene transferase HpnH, with protein sequence MPVPLRQTLRIGSYLMKQKLFGRKKFPLIVELEPLFACNLACAGCGKIQYPKDILKKRMSVEDALRGVEECGAPMVSIAGGEPLIHPEIHEIAAALIARKKFVYLCTNGLLMRRKFDKFKASTYFSWVVHMDGLRDRHDASVCEPGVFDECVLAIKEAKARGFRVTTNTTFFSHDDPKTVREVLDFLNDDLEVDAMMISPGFAYGKAPDQEHFLPVEQTRKMFSMAFADGNRERWRLNHTPLFLDFLEGKVEYDCTAWAIPSYSIFGWQKPCYLMSDGYAKSYQELIETVEWEKYGRGKDPRCANCMAHCGYEPTSVFATTSSLKESIRAFQDVL